The segment AGGTTATTTTCTCTTCGCTAAACCAAAGCAAGCCCAGTGCAATCTCTACGGTGAGTGGTGACATAGACATTACGTTGCCAGCCAATAACAAAGCTAATTTCAAACTTAACTCCCTGCAAGGAGAGATCTACACCGACTTTGACATTGAAGTGCAACGGAAAAAAGGTGATGACGAAGGATTAGCCATGATTGGCGGCGGCGGGGGCATCGCTGGCAAAGTCAACGGCGGCGGGGTGCAAATGAGCATCCAGACTATCTCCAGCGACATCTTCATCCGGAAGAAAAAGTAAGCCTATCCTCACCTAAACACCTTCTCTTTTATGAAAAATCTAGTATTGTTGGCCCTGCTACTGCTGGGCATAGGGAACCTCCATGCCCAGAAAAAAACGGTGGAGAAAACCTTGGACGTACCTGCCTCCAATAAAGTGAACCTGAAACTGAAGTTCGGGAATGAGGTGAAGGTAACCGCCTGGGACAAAAAGGAAGCCTATGTAAAGGTTACTTATGAGATAAACGGCGGCAAACTGAACGAGGCTTTTCTGCTCACCTTTAAAGAGGGCCTGGGCCAGCTAAACGTCACCGCTGACCTGAATGAAGAACTTATGAAAACCAGCACTCTGCCAGAAGGAGGCTGTCCAGACGGAGCCACTACCAGCTTCGGAAATTATACTAACGGGAAGATGAAGAACGGAGCCTGCGTCCAAATTGATTATGAGGTCTTCCTTCCTCGTGACGCCAACCTCACCCTGGAAACTATCAACGGCGACATTGAGCTGCGCGGCCTCACCGGCACCGTGAACGCCAAATCCATCAGCGGGTTTGTAGACATGGACTGGTCTAACCAAAAGGGCGCCACCGTGGCTCTGAAAACCATTACCGGCGAAGTGTTCTCAGACGTAGCCATCAACCTCACCGAAAAGCAGAAAGAGGCGCCCATGGTAGGTTACGAGCTTAAAGGGAGCGTGAACAATGGCGGGCCTAAGGTCACTCTGGAAAGCATCAGCAACAACATCTACTTCCGCAAAAAGAAGTAAGCCCATTTAGAACCTGTTTTGAGATAATAAGCTGAAAAGAGCAAAGGGACTTATAATCCTCTTTGCTCTTTTCGGTTTAGACTGATTTGTAAACCTGGCTTGTAGCTGCTTCTACCACCCGGGTTGCTTCTGAGAAAAAGTGGTTGTGGCGTCTTTTCTTAGAAGTAAGGACAAAACAGAAGAGACATTCTTCTTTTCTGGGCTCTTTTCCGCAAATTAGCCTCTAAACGAAAATATTCTCCCATGCGCCTCGCTCTTACCAACGGCAACATTTATTCTGACTATACCACTGCTCAAGGCTACGCAGTTCTATTTGAAGACAATACCGTTCTGGACATCATCCAGGCCGATGAAGTCCCAAGTGATGCCAAGATCATAGATGTAAAAGGCGGCATCATCTGCCCTGGCTTTGTAGACTTGCAGGTAAACGGTGGTGGTGGCGTGTATTTCACCCAGTACCCCACACTGGAGAGCCTGAATGCCATTAGAGATGCGCACCTGCAATTTGGCACCACCAGTTTCCTGCCTACCGTGATCTCCGCGTTCCAGGATCGAATTTTGGAAACCATTACGGCAGTACGGCAAGCCATGCAACAGCAGCCCAGCACCTTTCTGGGCATGCACCTGGAGGGACCGTACTTTAACCCAGGTAAAGCGGGCGCCCATGATACCGCCTGCATCCGGACGGCCACCCACGAGGAACTGGATGTGTTGTTGGAAGCCGGGAAAGACGTGATCACGTATTTGACGCTAGCCCCGGAATGCATAGAGGAAAGCGTTATGCAACGGCTGGTGGAAAGCGGCATTAAGCTCTCGGCGGGGCACAGCCTGGCTACCTATGACCAAGCCATGCACTTTTTTCAAAATGGCGTCACCGCCGTTACCCATCTCTACAATGCCATGAGCGGCATAGACACCAAGCAACCTGGTCTGGCTGCTGCCGCCCTGGATTATGGACAGGCCTGGACCGGCATTATTGTAGACGGCGAGCACTGCCACCCGTACGCCGTGCGCCTGGCCAAAAAGATGCTGGGCGAAAAACTGCTGCTCATCTCAGACTGTGCTGCCTGCGTGGGGTCAGACATTCCGTTCACTGACTTCGGTAATTTTAAGGCCTATTACCGCAATAACCGCTGCGAAACCGAGGATGGTCGGTTGGCCGGATCTGCTTTAACCATGCTGCAGGCGGTGCAGAACACCGTGAACATGGTAGGCCTGGAGGTAGACGAAGCCATTAGGATGGCGACCTTGTATCCGGCACAGGTTCTGAAACTGGAACACAAAGTAGGGCAACTGGTGCCCGGAGCTGCTGCGAACATAGTAGTGATGGACCAGGAACTACAGCTGCAGCAAGTGTGGGTAGAGGGTGTGGAAGTAGTGCTGCAGCAAAAATAAATCAGGAATGTTTCAGGGGTAGTTTCTAGAAAATTGCAAGAAACAGCCTTTGTATTTATCTGATTCATATCTTTTCCGTATTTGAACTGCAATACTGTATGTTCACGCGAAACCAACACCTACTCTATGAAAATCATCACCATCACCATAAATCCAGCATTAGATAAAAGTACCCGGGTACAGAAACTGGCCCCAGAAAAGAAATTACGCTGCGAAGCCCCTACGTATGAACCAGGCGGCGGCGGCATTAATGTTTCAAGGGCAATCAAAAAGCTGGGAGGTGAGTCCTGCGCCTGGTACCTGTCTGGTGGCGCGGCGGGTAGGCGCATTGGGCAGCTTCTGGAGGAGGAAGGCGTGGACTTCAAAGAGTTTAGGTGCGAGAACTGGACGCGAGAGAACCTGATGGTGTTTGAAACCGCCAGTGGTGAGCAATTCCGCTTCGGGATGCCCGGGCCGCAGGTTTCTGAGCCTGAGTGGCGGCAGATTTTGCAGGCGCTGGAAGAAATCAAGGATGTACCGGAATTTGTAGTGGCCAGCGGCAGTATCTCTCCCGGCATTCCAGACGATTTCTACGCTCAAATTGCGGAGATTGCAGTAAAAAAAGGTTTCAAGCTGATCGTAGATACCTCTGCCGAAGCTTTAACGAAAGCGGCCGGCGAAGGCATTTACCTGCTAAAGCCCAACCTGAATGAATTGGCCGCGCTGGCCGGCAAAGAAAAGATTTCCGCCAAAGAGCAGGAAGCGCTGGCGCAACAGGTGATACAGGAAGGAAAAAGCCAGGTGCTGGTGGTCTCTTTAGGGCCACGGGGTGCCATGCTCGCCACCAAAGACGGCTTTGACTATATAACTCCGCCCACCGTAAAACAGGACAGTGCCGTAGGCGCCGGTGACAGCATGGTAGGCGGAATGGTCTTAAAATTAACCGAAGGCTGGTCTTGGCCCGATGTAGTTAGGTACGGCGTAGCCACCGGCACGGCTACTACCATGACCCCTGGTTCAGAGCTTTGCCGCCTGTCAGATGTGGAAGAAATCTACGAATGGATTCAGAAGCATAGCGCACCCGTGGCACTTTTGAATAAAGAGTAGCCCTGCTGTGTTAGAGGCATTACTTTGATGTCTTAATTACCTTCATTTGCACGGGCACAACCCCGCTTTTTTCCATATCTAGCTTGCGGGCAGCAGACTTGGAAAGGTCTATGATGCGTCCGGGCGCAAATGGTCCCCTGTCGGTGATCATAACTTTGACCGATCTTCCGTTTCTGGGGTTGGTCACCTTGACTTTAGTACCGAAGGGAAGTTTCTTATGGGCAGCGGTGCGTTTGCCAGGCTTGTACCGCTTGCCATTGGCCATTTTGTTTCCCTTCAGTTTATCTGAATAATAGGAGGCTTTGCCAGTTTCTACATACCCCCCCCGTTCCCCAAAAGCAGGGGCGCTGGAGGTGCAGTTGGTGGTAAGCAAAGAAAGCACAAGCAGGCAAAGCAGGTTCCAGCGGAAAGAAGGAGTAAGGCTACGCATAAGAGAAAAAGTGCTGCAGAGCAGAAGCCAACAGCGGCCAATCTAACTGCTCCAGCGAGTGTTTAGTGTTAGGTAAAACATGGAATTGCCCGTAAGCCAACTGACGGGAGGCTGCCAATGATTCTTCTACAGAAGCCATTTGGTCTCTGTCTCCCACGGCAATACACACCGGAACAGAAATCTGGGCCAGTTCAGCAGCCGTCAGTACTGGCTTCTGGCCTAGTTGCTCCATCATAGAGGCGGTACGGTGCAGGACTTCCTGCCAGTCTTGCGGAGCGTGCCGGGTTTTCAGGGCTTCCGCAAAAGCAGGGACTTTCTCCTGCAGAACCTTCGGGTTAAGCTTGGTTACTTCTTTTTGGGCTGCTTCCGGCGTCCAGTTGAATTTGGTGGCCAAGGTGAAGATACTTGAGAAACGATCAGGGTGCAGGCGAGCAGCTTTCAGGGCTACATAGCCGCCCATGCTGTAGCCAAACACCTGCACCCGGGCAAGGTTCTGGGCATCTAGCCAACTGAGCAAATGTTGGGCAAAGGCTTCTATCCGGAAGGGCCCATCAGGGAAAGGCTCACCTCCGTGGCCTGGTAAGTTGAAAGAGTACACCGGTACAGCGGCAGGCAGCAGAGACAGCAAAGGAGCAAACTGGTCTTTCGCACCCAAGGCCCCGTGTAGCAACAGCAGTGGTTCCATCCTGAAAGATAAGTGTTCTTCCATACTCTGCCTTAACGTTCCTGTTTTAATTCTTATTTTCTGAAAAGCACTATGAAACTACTTAGTAGTGAAGAGGGCCACCATTGCTTTAAGGCTATTTTCTGTAAAACACCTTAAGAAAGAACACCTTCATGGCGAAGGGCAAGCAGCTTGGTGCGGGTAATTTGTTGGCTTCTGTTTAGATAAAGGTTAGTTACCTGTGTTGTTGGCTCCTGCATTTGCCTTTGCAGAAAGTCTATTTCAACCTTTTCAGAAAATGGAAGCCTTTAATGACGAACCCTTCGCGGAAGTAGAATTTATGGGCTGCGTTATTGCCCACGTACGCGTCTAGCATCATGGTTTCACAATGGTTTTGGGAAGCTTCTTGCGTAAGCCAGTCCAGCAGTAGTTTTCCAATCCCTTTAGAGCGGTAGCGCTCGTCTACCACAAAATTATCTACCTCCAGGTACTTGCCACTGTAAAGCTTGGTGCCCAACCAAAAGCCGGACAACCCCACGCAGATTGACTTATCAAAGACACCCACCATGCGGTAGCGAAGGGGCAGCATTTGGTGTAACAGCAGTTCATACCGCGCTAGGTCCATGTTGGGGTTCAAGACCTGAATTAACGGGAACTGTTGCAGCATCTCAGGCAATGCGGTGATCTCCCTTACTTGAAAAGGTGTGGACATGTCGCAAAAAGTAAGAAGTAAAAGTAGAAAGCAGGCCGTTGGGGTAAAAGAACTGCTAACAAAATGTTAAGGAAGGGCGACAATTCCTGTGTAACGTTAAATATAAGTTAATTAACGTTTTGGTGCTAGTATTACGAAAAAAGGCCCTATATATTTGGTCCATTGAAAGGCAGAATAGCCGGTTTAATTGAAAGAATTTATCTGCCAATTATACGGCGGCTGAATTAAGAGTACCAACATGAATTAGATGGCCTCTGCCTGTGTGCTTGAAATGTGCATTGATTTTGTGAAAAGCAAAACAATGGAAGCGAAGAATACAAGTAGATCTTTTTTCTTTATTGGTGCGGAGGAAAAGATGATGAAAGTGTTCGGTTTTAAAAGAATTGTGTACGGCAACGGACAATTGTATTTTACTAAAACCTTATAACATGCTTTAAAACAATGATTTAAGTAAATGGCACGCAACTTGTATTTCTGTTAAACGAGCAATGGAATTCAAGAGTAGTAGCAGATATGGAAAGATTTTGAACAGTTTTTTAAAAACTAAATAAAAAATTAAAATAAATCTGCAACTGCAAGCAACCTTCTTTTAGATTCTGCATCTATTAGAATATAACACAAACATAAAGAAATCTTACATGAAAATAATAGGTGCAAAAATCGCCCTGGATCTTTACGTCCTTTTGCAAGATAAAAGGTGTTTTACTGAAGTAATAATTTAAAAATATCAAGATTGTTTTCTTATCAATTAACTCATTTAATTTAAAAGCCATGAAACGTTTATTTATTATCACCGCCTTAGTTTGCATGCAAGTAATTTCAGTTTTCGCCCAAGGCCCAACCAGCCGCGTTAATACTGAAAAAGTTAGAATGTATCGTCAGCCTGCCATTGGCGGAGAAGTGATGCGCCTGTTAGGTTCTGAAGACGAGATCATTGTGATGCGCAAACAAAACAGTGAGTGGAGTTTGGTGCAGATTGATGGAGAAGCCGGCTACGTGCTGAATTCTTACCTGAAAGCCAAAAAAGCTAAAAAGGCCACTGCCGCTAAAACTCCTGTCTCTGTTGACAAAAGCGCGAAATTATAAAGGGTACAACACAAGAACTGCTTCCCCCCTGCAGTCTCTTGTGTTAGACCAAAAAGCAGAAGGCCCACTCTGGAGAGAGTGGGCCTTCTGCTTTTCATAAACCAAGGAGCCTATTCCTTTGGAGTGTAGTTGTAAAGGTCTATGGCCTCTGCAAGTTTGTCTTTCTTAACTAACCTGAGCAGCTGAGGAATCAGGGAGATGCCCGCGCCCACCAGAAGCAGCGGAGAAACGCTTGACCCGTTGTAGCCACTTCTAAACTGTTGCGTAATGCCGGCTACCATTAAGCCTGCGCCCGCCACATAGATACCCGTTTGGATGTTTTGTCCTCTTTTGTAATCCTGCAAACTTTCTACGCTGCCAGGGTTATCAGACAAGGCTGCCCGCAGGTTCTTGTAGGTGAGCGGCTGCAAAGGGCCTTTTTCTTTCTCAAAGTAGTACACCCGGCGCTGCGTAGGGTAGCCATACCCTCCCATGCCGTAACCACCCATTCCGTACCCTCCCATGCCTACGCCAATACCTGGGGAATAGGAGTTGTAGTCTGTGCGATAGACAAAGTAAGTAGAAATGCGCCCGGCTTGTTCACGTTGGGCAAAGTTGCTAAAGCGACGGCCAGCGTCTACGCGGGCAAAGTACCCTTCCTGGCTCTGAAAGTATTTTACCTTTTCAGGGGTAAACTTGAGGGTATCATCCAGCAGGAAAAAGTTTTGCTTAAAAACCGGGCTTTTGAATTGTAGCCTGCTTGCGTACACACGTTCACCGTTGTGCAGTTCTATAAAGTAAGGTTGTCCTGAAGTAACGTTTTGGCTCCAGGCGCATTCTACTGCCATCCAGCAGAAGAAAACCAGAAAGTATAATTTTTTCATCATAACACATTGAAAACGAAAAAGTAGGTTTTCTATGATAAAGCTAAAGAAAAAAAGGGAAAGGTGGACTTTAGAATAGAATATACCCCAGACTGGCGCAACAGCAGAGTGAAAAAGGAGTAAAAGAAAAGAGCTGATTGTTTCACTTAAACTGAATTGTTATGTTTATAGCATTGTGTATTTTATTGATTATAGCTTTGTTTATTACCGTGTATTACGTGAGAGCAAACAAAGCCGGCGGTTCACCGCAGCACGGAACCACTACCCGTATCTCTGGCGGTGGGCCTAATGATCCTGCTACTCCAGGCCAGACCACCAAAAGTTCTTATAACCCGGGCAGCATTCCAGACTCTGCCGGTAACGGCAACGCTGCCATGAGTTCTGGTAAGCAGGGCTAACGTTGTCATGAGTTAGTACCTATAGACCTGTTTTACGGCTGGGTATAAAACAGAAAGGCACCACACGTGTGGTGCCTTTCTGTTTTATATGTTTCTGGCAGCTTAGTTCAGGTTGTTGTTGCCTTCATGGGCCAGGTTAGCCTGTTTCTTTCTGGAAGAAGAGGCGTTGCCTTTGGCTTCCTGCTCAGTGCCATTGCTGTTGTTTTCTAACCGGATGGGTTGGGAGTTGCCTTCGCGTACCTCAATCTGGTGACGGGCAGTTTTCTGTTCGTCCTTCGGGATTCTCACGTGCAGAATTCCGTTTTCAAACACTGCCTCAATGCTGTCAGCTTTTACCGTGTCTGGGAACTGGAAAGAACGGCTGAAGGAACCGTACTGGCTTTCAATGACATGGTAACGCTTGTCTTTCTGCTCATTCTTGAAGTGACGCTCTCCTGAAATGGTAAGACGTCCTTGCTGGAAATCAAGGTGAATGTCTTCTTTTTTCATGCCAGGAAGGGCCACCTCCAACTCAAATCCCTTCTCGGTTTCACAGGTGTCTACCTGAGGACTAAACCTATTCAGCCGCTCGCGGCTGTTCACAGAGTCATTAAAGAAACGATCCAGCATGCTGCTGAAGGTTTGCGGCATCATGTCTTCAAAGCCGCTCCCGAAACGTTGAATAGCCATAATTTTACCTACTTTAATTGTGTGAAACATAGGGCAGGCATAGTCACTGCCTCAAAAATACGTGTTTGCCAATGCACTAGGGCCGTTTTAAGCCGTTTGTCAGAAACAGGGCCGGAAACGCTGGTAAGCAAGCCGTTCCCGGTTTACCTGTAGGTTATATTAACGTTGCTCAATCTCTAAAAACCGGGGGCCTTGCGGCAGGTACGGAAGGTGTACCCGCAACTCGTGGCCTTCATGCACCACTCTCAGGTGACTGAAGTCTATGTAGGGCGGCAGCACGAAGTTCTGGTGAAACAACGGAATCTGCATGGCCGGATGCTGTTCGCTCTGGTGCAAAGCCATTACAGTAAGTTGGTTTTTATCCAGAATCACCTGGCACTGCTCAGGAGACACGCCAGGTAAAGCTACCTGCAGTACGGTCTCTTTTTTGCGTTTCACCATGTTCACCTGTGGCTGGACAACCCCGCCACCAACCGTGTTGGTTAAGTCTATATATTGGGCAATGTTCTGTAAGAACTTTTTATCTTTAATCAGTTTCATGACGCTTCACCTCTTCCTTTCTTATTTTCATGTGGGGTAATGCAAAGGGCATACCAATAGTGCCAGGCCCCTTTTTTGCCTACTATCAAGACAGAATGTCAAAGCTAAAATAAGTGTATAATGCTATTTTGGCAGACCTTTGTCAGGGTGTTTCCTGCGTCCAAATTCCCGCTGGAGTAGCTTTATAGAAATAATTCAAGTAAAAATATAAGCATTTTTTAGGGTATTGCCTCACTTTTATGTCTTTCTTGCGTAGAACGTGAAATAATTCTTCTTTTAAGAAGAAAAAACATTAATTTAATCTGAAAACCTGCTTACATTGAGCTGGTAGTAAAACAAAAGGAAACTTAGAACAGAGCTATTTTGCTGAATCCCCCAAAAGCAAACTCTGATTCTTGTATAATTTCAGGTGCTCAGGTTGTATTTAAGCTGTACTCGCGCGGTTTGTAAGCTGCAAACTGGTGCTGAAGACAGGTGGAAGAAGGACATACAGCACACTTACATGACTATATGAAGCTATTTTAAAGAGAAGGATACCTCGGCGGAACTTCTTCTGCTGGAAGAGATGGCTTTGCTTTTTTGCTTTCTATGAGAAAAACATATTATGCATCTGCCGGGCTAACGCTTGACTATGATCAGGGACAGAAAACGGCTTACGCGGTTTGGAATGGTTTCCTGAATAGCCAGGAATTCAAGGAAGCTACCTTGAAATGCCTGCAGTTGATGGAAGAAGAAGGGGTAGTGCGCTGGCTTGCCGATAACCGGAAGATGAAAGCCATAAGGCAGGCAGACCAGCATTGGTTTGTAGAGAACATTATGCCCCGCATGCTGCAGAGCACGCTCAGGCGCATGGCTACTCTGGTTTCTGAAGATATGTTCAATAAAATGGCAGTAGACCAGATCATGCAGCGCATTGAGCAGCCAGACCACCTGGTCCTGCGCGATTTTAATGATGAAGCACAGGCCTTAGCCTGGTTGATGATGCCATTAACCGAACAGGGGCAGCGCAACAGTAAAGAAAGCAATGGATAGGGCGTCTAGTGAATTTGCAGAGTA is part of the Rufibacter tibetensis genome and harbors:
- a CDS encoding STAS/SEC14 domain-containing protein, with amino-acid sequence MRKTYYASAGLTLDYDQGQKTAYAVWNGFLNSQEFKEATLKCLQLMEEEGVVRWLADNRKMKAIRQADQHWFVENIMPRMLQSTLRRMATLVSEDMFNKMAVDQIMQRIEQPDHLVLRDFNDEAQALAWLMMPLTEQGQRNSKESNG
- a CDS encoding Hsp20/alpha crystallin family protein; the encoded protein is MFHTIKVGKIMAIQRFGSGFEDMMPQTFSSMLDRFFNDSVNSRERLNRFSPQVDTCETEKGFELEVALPGMKKEDIHLDFQQGRLTISGERHFKNEQKDKRYHVIESQYGSFSRSFQFPDTVKADSIEAVFENGILHVRIPKDEQKTARHQIEVREGNSQPIRLENNSNGTEQEAKGNASSSRKKQANLAHEGNNNLN
- a CDS encoding Hsp20/alpha crystallin family protein translates to MKLIKDKKFLQNIAQYIDLTNTVGGGVVQPQVNMVKRKKETVLQVALPGVSPEQCQVILDKNQLTVMALHQSEQHPAMQIPLFHQNFVLPPYIDFSHLRVVHEGHELRVHLPYLPQGPRFLEIEQR
- a CDS encoding DUF4097 family beta strand repeat-containing protein; this translates as MKNLVLLALLLLGIGNLHAQKKTVEKTLDVPASNKVNLKLKFGNEVKVTAWDKKEAYVKVTYEINGGKLNEAFLLTFKEGLGQLNVTADLNEELMKTSTLPEGGCPDGATTSFGNYTNGKMKNGACVQIDYEVFLPRDANLTLETINGDIELRGLTGTVNAKSISGFVDMDWSNQKGATVALKTITGEVFSDVAINLTEKQKEAPMVGYELKGSVNNGGPKVTLESISNNIYFRKKK
- the nagA gene encoding N-acetylglucosamine-6-phosphate deacetylase; its protein translation is MRLALTNGNIYSDYTTAQGYAVLFEDNTVLDIIQADEVPSDAKIIDVKGGIICPGFVDLQVNGGGGVYFTQYPTLESLNAIRDAHLQFGTTSFLPTVISAFQDRILETITAVRQAMQQQPSTFLGMHLEGPYFNPGKAGAHDTACIRTATHEELDVLLEAGKDVITYLTLAPECIEESVMQRLVESGIKLSAGHSLATYDQAMHFFQNGVTAVTHLYNAMSGIDTKQPGLAAAALDYGQAWTGIIVDGEHCHPYAVRLAKKMLGEKLLLISDCAACVGSDIPFTDFGNFKAYYRNNRCETEDGRLAGSALTMLQAVQNTVNMVGLEVDEAIRMATLYPAQVLKLEHKVGQLVPGAAANIVVMDQELQLQQVWVEGVEVVLQQK
- a CDS encoding alpha/beta fold hydrolase; translation: MEEHLSFRMEPLLLLHGALGAKDQFAPLLSLLPAAVPVYSFNLPGHGGEPFPDGPFRIEAFAQHLLSWLDAQNLARVQVFGYSMGGYVALKAARLHPDRFSSIFTLATKFNWTPEAAQKEVTKLNPKVLQEKVPAFAEALKTRHAPQDWQEVLHRTASMMEQLGQKPVLTAAELAQISVPVCIAVGDRDQMASVEESLAASRQLAYGQFHVLPNTKHSLEQLDWPLLASALQHFFSYA
- a CDS encoding GNAT family N-acetyltransferase gives rise to the protein MSTPFQVREITALPEMLQQFPLIQVLNPNMDLARYELLLHQMLPLRYRMVGVFDKSICVGLSGFWLGTKLYSGKYLEVDNFVVDERYRSKGIGKLLLDWLTQEASQNHCETMMLDAYVGNNAAHKFYFREGFVIKGFHFLKRLK
- a CDS encoding SH3 domain-containing protein, translated to MKRLFIITALVCMQVISVFAQGPTSRVNTEKVRMYRQPAIGGEVMRLLGSEDEIIVMRKQNSEWSLVQIDGEAGYVLNSYLKAKKAKKATAAKTPVSVDKSAKL
- a CDS encoding 1-phosphofructokinase family hexose kinase is translated as MKIITITINPALDKSTRVQKLAPEKKLRCEAPTYEPGGGGINVSRAIKKLGGESCAWYLSGGAAGRRIGQLLEEEGVDFKEFRCENWTRENLMVFETASGEQFRFGMPGPQVSEPEWRQILQALEEIKDVPEFVVASGSISPGIPDDFYAQIAEIAVKKGFKLIVDTSAEALTKAAGEGIYLLKPNLNELAALAGKEKISAKEQEALAQQVIQEGKSQVLVVSLGPRGAMLATKDGFDYITPPTVKQDSAVGAGDSMVGGMVLKLTEGWSWPDVVRYGVATGTATTMTPGSELCRLSDVEEIYEWIQKHSAPVALLNKE
- a CDS encoding septal ring lytic transglycosylase RlpA family protein, which produces MRSLTPSFRWNLLCLLVLSLLTTNCTSSAPAFGERGGYVETGKASYYSDKLKGNKMANGKRYKPGKRTAAHKKLPFGTKVKVTNPRNGRSVKVMITDRGPFAPGRIIDLSKSAARKLDMEKSGVVPVQMKVIKTSK